The Pseudoalteromonas sp. UG3-2 genome contains a region encoding:
- a CDS encoding substrate-binding periplasmic protein gives MLLVRLVSLTILFVAAVANSSPHKPQLESPTRVTILVDDSYPPYSYQANGELYGIYVDIVRQAARLLEPDYAISLQAVPWKRGLSSLESGEAFALMPPYIHIKKRPYIWPYSVALQEEVVVAFCNQGVSLKSLPHIKPERSYNIGINAGYMILDEELMQSQKLGYIKVWENKSTRSNIEKLAMGRIDCYVNDRLSTLLGINKPARLAPELDTSKFVEDKVLMRRTAHIGYLKGYDERYPFKHDFIKKMDEALTQVINRKENSTE, from the coding sequence ATGCTCTTAGTGCGCTTGGTATCACTCACCATTCTGTTTGTTGCCGCAGTGGCAAACTCTAGTCCGCATAAGCCACAATTAGAAAGCCCAACTCGCGTGACCATTTTGGTGGATGACAGCTACCCACCTTACTCCTATCAAGCCAATGGTGAACTCTATGGCATTTACGTTGATATAGTAAGGCAAGCGGCTCGGCTATTAGAACCAGATTACGCCATTAGCTTACAAGCCGTACCTTGGAAACGCGGGCTTTCATCCTTAGAGTCCGGTGAAGCATTTGCGCTGATGCCCCCCTATATTCACATCAAAAAACGCCCTTATATCTGGCCCTACTCTGTAGCACTACAAGAGGAGGTAGTCGTGGCTTTTTGCAATCAAGGGGTAAGCTTAAAAAGCTTGCCCCATATCAAACCAGAGCGCAGCTACAATATTGGCATTAATGCTGGCTACATGATCTTAGACGAAGAACTGATGCAGTCACAAAAACTGGGTTACATAAAAGTCTGGGAAAACAAAAGTACACGCTCAAACATAGAAAAGTTGGCTATGGGCAGAATCGATTGCTACGTTAATGATCGGCTCTCCACCTTGTTAGGTATTAATAAACCGGCGCGCTTAGCGCCAGAGCTCGACACGAGCAAATTTGTGGAGGACAAAGTCCTTATGCGGCGCACTGCTCACATTGGCTACTTAAAGGGGTATGACGAGCGCTACCCATTTAAGCATGATTTTATAAAAAAAATGGACGAGGCACTGACTCAAGTGATCAATAGAAAAGAAAACAGCACTGAGTAA
- a CDS encoding MBL fold metallo-hydrolase, protein MRKFINKVLLFSVITVVSSVTPSWADEVDFELVKVADGLHVLYGRGGNIAISSGQDGVYLVDDQFAKLSKQIKNKISEIQPGTPEFVINTHHHGDHTGGNENFSQAGSHVIAHHNVYQRLEQKHGEGSDFLPTLSFGSDMKLHFNNEHAHLWHYHHAHTDGDAVIFYSNANAVHMGDIYFNLGSLPFIDVDSGGSLDGVIAAVEDVLSRIDDKTIVIPGHGKVTDKQGLTQYLALLNEARAIMLAVMKGGVDLETVVAAKPLDKLALKYANWLPQERVTTLFYRSLSQK, encoded by the coding sequence ATGCGTAAATTCATTAACAAAGTACTCCTCTTCTCAGTCATCACTGTCGTTTCATCGGTCACGCCCTCATGGGCTGATGAGGTAGACTTCGAGCTTGTAAAGGTCGCGGATGGTCTTCATGTTTTGTATGGCCGTGGCGGTAATATTGCCATAAGCTCTGGGCAAGACGGCGTTTACTTGGTCGATGACCAGTTTGCCAAACTAAGCAAACAAATAAAAAACAAAATAAGTGAGATCCAACCCGGTACACCTGAGTTTGTTATCAATACTCACCATCATGGCGACCACACCGGTGGCAACGAAAACTTTTCCCAAGCTGGTAGCCATGTCATAGCTCACCACAATGTCTATCAGCGTCTTGAGCAGAAACATGGTGAGGGGTCTGATTTTCTACCAACCTTATCGTTTGGCAGCGATATGAAATTGCATTTCAACAATGAACATGCCCACTTATGGCACTATCACCATGCCCATACTGACGGTGATGCAGTCATATTTTATAGCAACGCCAATGCCGTCCATATGGGAGACATTTATTTCAACCTTGGCAGTTTGCCGTTCATTGATGTAGACAGTGGTGGCTCTTTAGATGGCGTTATTGCTGCAGTAGAAGATGTGTTAAGCCGCATAGACGATAAAACGATTGTGATACCAGGCCATGGTAAGGTCACTGATAAACAAGGGTTAACTCAATACTTAGCGCTGCTTAATGAGGCAAGAGCGATTATGCTAGCAGTAATGAAGGGAGGCGTTGATTTAGAAACGGTTGTTGCCGCCAAGCCGTTAGATAAGTTGGCACTTAAGTACGCAAATTGGCTACCGCAAGAGCGTGTAACTACACTGTTTTATCGCAGTTTAAGCCAAAAGTAA
- a CDS encoding methyl-accepting chemotaxis protein, which yields MKMRKKLIISFVLTVIIPIIAISFVSISQTKSDSLAKFLEASGNEIRQAERSFVLFFDQMQKNARFLAQSQAVVNVADNTTTYFGSEKPMTPLSNGPSETSIFELYSAFGKTHEELLFVYLGTENGGFIQYPAEPLGGYDPRKRPWYQKASKQPNEVILTEPYQGVTGQAMVSVATGIKRNGQFIGVQSLDVTLSTLTDIVSSIKLGESGYLILLDGDGTVLADPKNKNNNFKNINKLTSPLYQAIKSYNNEPYLTIETDDKTYDAKIYESKELGWRFIAVIDEEEILASAYDMTISIVVIAIVMLLLFVVIAVVLANKIVEPIEMVSEGLKEIAQGEGNLSKRLQVVTKDEIGELATWFNKFLDSINVLVKDIQNNAVTLNGAALDSQRSISDIQAQCATQADNSNNAASTTATVEQLAVEISDSCKQTLEDVMSADDHAKRGNSTIESTVEQVARLNNSLAESASAMSQLETESQDITNILGVIRAIAEQTNLLALNAAIEAARAGEQGRGFAVVADEVRTLAQRSHDATQEIEQVLTNLISQTRKVSEQMTSSVTESESTITESQSAQQAFADIADAVSRIKSAISNIADQASLQGDNAGQTRELIASVDSSAQQVGDETAALNAGAEQLVSLAKDLERLVGRFDIE from the coding sequence ATGAAAATGCGCAAAAAGCTCATTATCAGCTTTGTTCTTACGGTCATTATTCCCATTATTGCGATCTCCTTTGTGAGCATCTCACAGACCAAAAGCGATTCCTTAGCCAAGTTTTTAGAGGCCTCTGGGAATGAAATAAGGCAAGCTGAACGGTCTTTTGTGTTGTTTTTTGATCAAATGCAAAAAAATGCCCGCTTTTTAGCCCAAAGCCAAGCCGTGGTTAATGTCGCAGACAATACAACCACCTATTTTGGCAGCGAAAAGCCCATGACCCCACTCAGTAATGGGCCATCAGAGACCAGCATTTTCGAACTTTACAGCGCCTTTGGTAAAACCCATGAAGAGCTGTTATTTGTCTACTTGGGCACAGAAAATGGCGGGTTTATTCAGTATCCTGCAGAACCATTAGGAGGCTATGACCCAAGAAAGCGGCCTTGGTACCAAAAAGCCTCGAAGCAGCCTAATGAAGTTATTTTAACCGAACCTTATCAAGGCGTTACAGGACAAGCCATGGTCTCTGTGGCCACCGGCATCAAACGCAATGGCCAATTCATTGGCGTACAATCATTAGACGTTACCCTGTCGACACTCACCGACATCGTTAGCAGCATTAAGCTTGGCGAGTCCGGTTATCTGATCTTACTGGATGGCGATGGCACCGTGTTGGCCGACCCTAAAAACAAAAATAATAACTTTAAAAATATAAACAAGTTAACCAGCCCTCTTTACCAAGCCATTAAGAGCTACAATAACGAGCCTTACTTAACCATAGAAACCGATGATAAAACTTATGACGCTAAAATCTATGAATCTAAAGAGCTTGGCTGGAGATTTATTGCGGTTATTGATGAAGAAGAAATATTAGCTTCAGCCTACGACATGACCATTAGCATCGTCGTTATTGCTATTGTCATGTTATTGCTGTTTGTGGTGATTGCTGTGGTACTGGCTAACAAAATAGTCGAGCCCATAGAAATGGTATCGGAAGGCTTAAAAGAAATCGCTCAAGGGGAAGGCAATTTATCCAAGCGCTTGCAAGTGGTGACCAAAGACGAAATTGGTGAATTAGCAACTTGGTTTAATAAATTTCTTGATTCCATCAATGTCTTGGTTAAAGATATCCAGAACAACGCCGTCACCCTCAATGGTGCCGCGTTGGATTCGCAGCGCAGCATCAGTGATATTCAAGCTCAGTGCGCAACGCAAGCGGACAACTCCAACAATGCCGCCTCCACAACCGCTACGGTAGAGCAACTCGCCGTTGAAATTAGCGACAGCTGTAAACAAACCTTAGAAGATGTGATGAGCGCCGATGATCACGCTAAACGCGGCAACAGCACCATAGAAAGTACCGTTGAGCAAGTCGCCAGGTTGAATAATTCTTTGGCGGAGTCGGCCAGTGCTATGAGTCAGCTAGAAACAGAAAGCCAAGATATCACCAATATACTCGGTGTCATCCGTGCCATTGCAGAGCAAACCAATTTGCTCGCTTTAAATGCGGCCATTGAGGCGGCTCGAGCTGGTGAGCAAGGGCGTGGTTTCGCGGTAGTAGCCGACGAAGTCAGAACTTTAGCCCAGCGCTCTCATGACGCCACTCAAGAAATTGAGCAAGTACTGACCAATTTAATTTCACAAACACGCAAAGTATCGGAACAAATGACGTCCAGCGTCACGGAATCCGAATCCACCATTACAGAGTCGCAAAGTGCACAGCAAGCCTTTGCGGATATTGCCGATGCCGTGTCTCGCATTAAGTCAGCAATATCTAATATTGCTGATCAAGCTTCACTGCAAGGTGATAATGCCGGCCAAACACGAGAACTAATTGCCTCGGTAGACAGCTCGGCGCAACAAGTAGGCGATGAAACCGCTGCCTTAAACGCCGGCGCAGAGCAACTGGTGAGCTTAGCTAAAGATTTAGAAAGATTAGTTGGCCGCTTTGATATTGAATAA
- a CDS encoding sigma-54-dependent transcriptional regulator, translating to MTHNSPKARLLLVDDDTALTELLAIRLESHDYEVEVAHRGTQALNILQQMAIDLVITDLKMAHMDGFELNEKIKQSYTGMPVIMMTAHGSIPDAVDAMQQGFVSFLTKPIDSQKMLDVINEALAGKSAASQQSDPNNFHGLLFQSSAMRQLVQQIQALASSNANILIQGESGTGKEVTAKAIHLASNQAQGPFIAINCGAMPAQLLESELFGHKKGAFTGAVSDKEGLVKAADGGTLFLDEIGDMPLDLQVKLLRVLQEKTVRPVGSQNEEKVNVRFVSASHKDIQTAVADKLFREDLFYRLNVVSVTIPSLRERVEDIPLLASRFLASLSEGEKQFNQQSITALLNYHWPGNIRQLHNVVEHCIAITPGKVITADIAQKALPNDGSSNAFTGLNEAKRQFEYDYIQKVLALCQGNVSEAAKLAQRNRSDFYKLLKKHEIQC from the coding sequence ATATTACAACAAATGGCCATCGACTTAGTGATCACTGACTTAAAAATGGCGCACATGGATGGCTTTGAACTGAATGAAAAAATAAAACAGTCATACACCGGTATGCCTGTGATCATGATGACCGCGCACGGTTCCATTCCCGATGCTGTTGATGCCATGCAGCAAGGTTTTGTCAGCTTTTTAACCAAGCCAATCGACAGCCAAAAAATGCTCGACGTCATCAATGAAGCCTTAGCTGGCAAAAGCGCGGCGAGCCAGCAGTCCGATCCCAACAACTTCCATGGCCTGTTATTCCAAAGTAGCGCCATGCGTCAGTTAGTACAGCAAATCCAAGCCCTGGCTAGTAGCAATGCCAATATTCTAATCCAAGGTGAAAGCGGCACGGGTAAAGAAGTTACCGCCAAGGCAATCCACTTGGCCAGTAACCAAGCGCAAGGCCCTTTCATCGCAATAAACTGCGGAGCGATGCCCGCTCAACTGCTGGAATCTGAACTATTTGGCCATAAAAAAGGGGCGTTCACAGGCGCCGTGAGCGATAAGGAGGGACTGGTAAAAGCAGCCGATGGCGGCACCTTATTCCTAGATGAAATCGGCGATATGCCCCTTGACCTACAAGTTAAGTTATTACGCGTGCTACAAGAAAAAACCGTAAGGCCGGTAGGCAGCCAAAACGAAGAAAAAGTAAATGTTCGCTTTGTTTCTGCCAGTCATAAGGATATTCAAACGGCCGTAGCAGATAAGTTATTTCGCGAAGATTTATTTTATCGGTTAAATGTTGTCTCAGTGACCATCCCCAGTTTACGCGAGCGAGTTGAAGACATTCCCCTATTAGCAAGCCGCTTCCTTGCTTCCCTCAGTGAAGGAGAAAAGCAGTTTAATCAACAAAGCATTACGGCGCTGCTCAACTACCATTGGCCGGGTAATATTCGTCAACTTCATAATGTGGTAGAGCATTGTATTGCTATCACCCCCGGCAAGGTAATTACCGCCGACATTGCACAAAAAGCCCTGCCTAACGATGGCTCAAGCAATGCCTTTACCGGGCTCAATGAAGCCAAGCGGCAATTTGAGTACGATTATATTCAAAAAGTGTTAGCACTTTGTCAGGGAAATGTCTCTGAAGCAGCGAAGCTGGCGCAAAGAAATCGCTCTGATTTTTATAAATTACTTAAAAAACACGAGATTCAGTGCTAA